One region of Salvia miltiorrhiza cultivar Shanhuang (shh) chromosome 3, IMPLAD_Smil_shh, whole genome shotgun sequence genomic DNA includes:
- the LOC131017158 gene encoding disease resistance protein RPP13-like isoform X2, producing MAPPLNIYENIFDLSSKRDSISEIRTCMPEFRVDGAETTSENVGEEEDEVDGVETSSENAGEEEEDYEDMGVDGAETTSEVVGEEGDDEDKYMEELKGDICSTFWEELSTVLITGMAGIGKTTLARQVYNHPHVVAQFKGRAWVCVTGLTGKEVLMKLIRQVVYSKKLGGDSLLEKMDRRDKKSLQEMLHQHLKGKRYLIVLDDVHKEMIWESIWEGLPHEKKSSKLLLTSRSKNTRRDPFSSDEMESRIHYAYRMQPLNPEESWRFFSKTIFCGIDKSHQFPKHLLKMGRDMLTLCGGVRLAIKEMGMQLAEKRRSGIEWEQLLQPTRCNAILEAIMLMIIQRLDSRSDWVYLEEVINVLKMMVDFVRDKELEEGSRLYYFICDVVDMAHYLGENRPISKNNAESILRWTSEVKMSMLEGAEAESSSYKSESFGEGDQNGNVVGLEEDVDLLLRRVISNGELHSYLITGMTGIGKTALVSKVYNHAGVVDQFDRRVWVCCFTNFSHKKILMKIIEQLVDCEEFKRDSLLEKMERADNFCVGEMLRKHLEGMRYLIVLDDFPKEMCLGYILEFLPFEVKGSRLLLTSRFAYKDVNIGYTHWVKTLDPRKSWKLLLKTIPSELKFPKNLEKMGRDMLRKCDGLPLAIIEVGKQLAKRRPLTEREWEEALESIDLGVILPLFESSYQKLDPESKPCFLHMAFFKEYTCIRTGKMEHVSAIVSKVSENQIRSYVSILTQECFVEIKDKKSCRVNAILHMLSIKKAEEEIGLEILRSNGSNRPFESPRHHRVIICSRDKFNCSTDQDKHLVSLFFHGGGFFDTSPSYWKSFELLKILDWEDFGLKNLPESGTDTMMGLRYLGLRNNYIQKLPLALGSLKELEVLDIALNFMVEVPDIIWEMCSLRHLYMSDVICREPLKIDTLANLESLTYISFDNWTYELSCKGKMTRLNKLGIEEIDENSNVSKLFASLVELKNLETLILRGFRFRSMPCLDNLGILRSIRTLKLEGNLPMLPSASNFPRLLESLTLVNSCLDEDPMPILAARLPVLRHLKLRNAYTGEEMVISKYMNHLEVLCMEELWNVRDLQVGKGRLSNLKNLEIKNCPYLETLPEAIGEMRKLEELKMVTTKTIATKIRNSHLISEIRQRSSDFRLHLNSDN from the exons ATGGCCCCGCCCCTCAACATCTATGAAAACATATTTGATCTCTCCTCGAAGAGAGATTCAATCAGTGAGATAAGGACTTGCATGCCTGAATTCAGAGTTGATGGGGCAGAGACAACATCAGAAAAtgttggagaagaagaagacgaagttGATGGGGTGGAGACGTCATCAGAAAATGCTGGTGAAGAGGAAGAAGACTATGAAGATATGGGAGTTGATGGGGCGGAGACGACATCAGAAGTTgttggagaagaaggagatgacGAAGATAAATATATGGAAGAGCTTAAGGGGGATATTTGTAGTACGTTTTGGGAAGAACTATCGACTGTCTTAATCACAGGCATGGCAGGTATTGGAAAGACAACTCTTGCTAGACAAGTATACAACCACCCACACGTCGTTGCTCAATTCAAGGGCCGTGCTTGGGTGTGTGTTACTGGCTTGACTGGGAAAGAGGTACTTATGAAACTAATACGACAGGTCGTATATAGTAAGAAACTCGGAGGAGATTCCTTGTTAGAGAAAATGGATCGTAGAGACAAGAAAAGTCTCCAAGAGATGCTTCACCAACACCTGAAAGGAAAGCGATATTTGATagttctcgacgacgtgcacaaAGAAATGATCTGGGAATCTATCTGGGAAGGTCTTCCACATGAAA AAAAAAGTAGTAAATTGCTGCTCACGAGTCGCAGTAAGAATACACGAAGAGACCCCTTCTCTTCGGATGAGATGGAAAGTCGTATCCATTATGCTTATCGGATGCAACCTCTAAATCCTGAGGAGAGCTGGCGATTTTTTTCTAAAACAATATTTTGTGGCATTGATAAATCGCACCAATTCCCAAAGCATTTGTTGAAAATGGGGAGAGACATGTTGACACTATGTGGCGGTGTGCGGTTAGCTATAAAAGAGATGGGAATGCAGTTAGCAGAAAAGAGACGGTCAGGGATTGAATGGGAACAGCTTCTTCAACCGACTCGTTGCAATGCAATTTTGGAGGCTATCATGTTAATGATAATACAAAGGCTAGACAGCCGTTCAGATTGGGTTTATCTGGAAGAGGTGATAAATGTCCTTAAAATGATGGTGGATTTCGTGAGAGACAAGGAATTGGAAGAGGGAAGCAGGCTGTATTATTTCATATGCGACGTTGTCGACATGGCTCACTATCTTGGGGAGAATAGGCCCATTTCTAAAAATAATGCAGAGTCTATCCTAAGATGGACCAGCGAGGTCAAAATGAGCATGCTCGAAGGGGCAGAGGCAGAGTCATCCTCGTACAAATCAGAAAGTTTCGGAGAAGGAgaccaaaatggaaatgtggtGGGATTAGAGGAAGACGTGGATCTGCTGCTTCGCAGAGTGATTTCTAATGGGGAACTACACAGCTATTTGATCACAGGGATGACTGGTATTGGGAAGACAGCTCTTGTAAGCAAAGTGTACAACCATGCAGGCGTCGTTGATCAATTCGATAGGCGTGTTTGGGTATGTTGTTTTACTAACTTtagtcataaaaaaatattgatgaaGATAATAGAGCAGCTGGTAGATTGTGAGGAATTTAAAAGGGATTCTTTATTGGAGAAAATGGAGCGTGCAGACAATTTTTGTGTGGGGGAGATGCTTCGCAAACATCTCGAGGGAATGCGATATTTGATAGTTCTTGATGACTTTCCCAAGGAAATGTGCTTGGGATATATCTTGGAATTTCTTCCATTTGAAG TTAAAGGAAGTAGGTTGCTTCTCACGAGTCGATTTGCCTATAAAGATGTGAACATCGGTTATACTCATTGGGTGAAAACTTTGGATCCTCGTAAGAGCTGGAAATTGCTTTTGAAAACTATACCAAGTGAGCTAAAATTCCCAAAGAACTTGGAGAAAATGGGGAGAGACATGTTGAGGAAATGTGACGGTCTACCATTAGCTATAATCGAGGTGGGCAAACAGTTAGCAAAAAGGAGACCACTGACAGAGAGAGAATGGGAGGAAGCTCTTGAATCAATTGATTTGGGCGTAATACTGCCGTTATTTGAGTCGAGTTATCAAAAATTGGATCCAGAATCCAAGCCATGCTTCTTGCATATGGCCTTCTTTAAGGAATACACATGTATTAGGACAGGGAAGATGGAACATGTTTCGGCTATAGTAAGCAAGGTCTCAGAAAACCAAATTAGATCATATGTGAGTATCTTAACTCAGGAATGCTTTGTCGAGATCAAGGACAAGAAGAGTTGTCGCGTCAATGCTATACTACACATGTTATCCATCAAAAAAGCAGAGGAGGAAATAGGTCTTGAGATCCTAAGGAGCAATGGAAGTAATCGACCCTTTGAGAGTCCTCGTCATCATCGTGTTATCATTTGTAGCAGAGACAAGTTCAACTGCTCCACGGATCAAGATAAACATCttgtttctctcttcttccatggaGGTGGCTTCTTCGACACTAGTCCCTCTTATTGGAAGAGCTTTGAACTACTTAAGATACTTGATTGGGAAGATTTTGGGCTGAAGAATTTACCAGAAAGTGGTACTGACACAATGATGGGATTAAGATACTTGGGATTGAGAAACAATTACATACAAAAGCTCCCACTCGCGTTGGGGAGCTTGAAAGAGCTTGAGGTTCTTGATATAGCTCTCAACTTTATGGTGGAGGTGCCAGATATTATATGGGAAATGTGTAGCCTTCGTCACCTCTACATGTCTGATGTGATTTGCCGAGAGCCTTTGAAGATTGACACTCTGGCGAATCTGGAGAGCTTAACCTACATCTCATTTGATAATTGGACTTATGAGCTCTCGTGCAAGGGAAAGATGACCCGTCTCAACAAACTGGGcattgaagaaattgatgaaaactcGAATGTAAGCAAGCTCTTTGCATCATTGGTTGAGCTGAAGAATCTTGAAACCCTAATCTTAAGAGGGTTTCGTTTCAGAAGCATGCCTTGTTTGGACAACCTTGGTATTCTACGAAGTATTCGTACACTGAAACTAGAAGGGAACCTTCCCATGTTACCAAGTGCCTCTAATTTCCCTCGATTACTCGAATCATTGACGTTGGTTAATAGCTGTCTTGATGAAGACCCCATGCCAATACTAGCCGCGAGGTTACCTGTCCTTAGGCACCTCAAATTGCGGAATGCATACACCGGTGAAGAAATGGTGATCTCGAAATACATGAATCACCTCGAGGTCTTGTGCATGGAAGAGCTGTGGAATGTGAGAGATTTACAAGTTGGAAAAGGTAGACTGTCAAATCTCAAGAATTTAGAGATCAAGAATTGTCCATACCTGGAGACGCTTCCGGAAGCGATTGGGGAGATGAGAAAGTTGGAGGAGTTAAAAATGGTGACAACCAAAACCATTGCAACAAAGATCAGAAACTCACACTTAATCTCCGAAATAAGGCAGCGGTCTTCTGATTTTCGGTTGCATTTGAATAGTGATAATTAA
- the LOC131017158 gene encoding disease resistance protein RPP13-like isoform X1 — MGSSSSAPKRANRIPQRDDDHVNMAPPLNIYENIFDLSSKRDSISEIRTCMPEFRVDGAETTSENVGEEEDEVDGVETSSENAGEEEEDYEDMGVDGAETTSEVVGEEGDDEDKYMEELKGDICSTFWEELSTVLITGMAGIGKTTLARQVYNHPHVVAQFKGRAWVCVTGLTGKEVLMKLIRQVVYSKKLGGDSLLEKMDRRDKKSLQEMLHQHLKGKRYLIVLDDVHKEMIWESIWEGLPHEKKSSKLLLTSRSKNTRRDPFSSDEMESRIHYAYRMQPLNPEESWRFFSKTIFCGIDKSHQFPKHLLKMGRDMLTLCGGVRLAIKEMGMQLAEKRRSGIEWEQLLQPTRCNAILEAIMLMIIQRLDSRSDWVYLEEVINVLKMMVDFVRDKELEEGSRLYYFICDVVDMAHYLGENRPISKNNAESILRWTSEVKMSMLEGAEAESSSYKSESFGEGDQNGNVVGLEEDVDLLLRRVISNGELHSYLITGMTGIGKTALVSKVYNHAGVVDQFDRRVWVCCFTNFSHKKILMKIIEQLVDCEEFKRDSLLEKMERADNFCVGEMLRKHLEGMRYLIVLDDFPKEMCLGYILEFLPFEVKGSRLLLTSRFAYKDVNIGYTHWVKTLDPRKSWKLLLKTIPSELKFPKNLEKMGRDMLRKCDGLPLAIIEVGKQLAKRRPLTEREWEEALESIDLGVILPLFESSYQKLDPESKPCFLHMAFFKEYTCIRTGKMEHVSAIVSKVSENQIRSYVSILTQECFVEIKDKKSCRVNAILHMLSIKKAEEEIGLEILRSNGSNRPFESPRHHRVIICSRDKFNCSTDQDKHLVSLFFHGGGFFDTSPSYWKSFELLKILDWEDFGLKNLPESGTDTMMGLRYLGLRNNYIQKLPLALGSLKELEVLDIALNFMVEVPDIIWEMCSLRHLYMSDVICREPLKIDTLANLESLTYISFDNWTYELSCKGKMTRLNKLGIEEIDENSNVSKLFASLVELKNLETLILRGFRFRSMPCLDNLGILRSIRTLKLEGNLPMLPSASNFPRLLESLTLVNSCLDEDPMPILAARLPVLRHLKLRNAYTGEEMVISKYMNHLEVLCMEELWNVRDLQVGKGRLSNLKNLEIKNCPYLETLPEAIGEMRKLEELKMVTTKTIATKIRNSHLISEIRQRSSDFRLHLNSDN; from the exons ATGACCACGTCAACATGGCCCCGCCCCTCAACATCTATGAAAACATATTTGATCTCTCCTCGAAGAGAGATTCAATCAGTGAGATAAGGACTTGCATGCCTGAATTCAGAGTTGATGGGGCAGAGACAACATCAGAAAAtgttggagaagaagaagacgaagttGATGGGGTGGAGACGTCATCAGAAAATGCTGGTGAAGAGGAAGAAGACTATGAAGATATGGGAGTTGATGGGGCGGAGACGACATCAGAAGTTgttggagaagaaggagatgacGAAGATAAATATATGGAAGAGCTTAAGGGGGATATTTGTAGTACGTTTTGGGAAGAACTATCGACTGTCTTAATCACAGGCATGGCAGGTATTGGAAAGACAACTCTTGCTAGACAAGTATACAACCACCCACACGTCGTTGCTCAATTCAAGGGCCGTGCTTGGGTGTGTGTTACTGGCTTGACTGGGAAAGAGGTACTTATGAAACTAATACGACAGGTCGTATATAGTAAGAAACTCGGAGGAGATTCCTTGTTAGAGAAAATGGATCGTAGAGACAAGAAAAGTCTCCAAGAGATGCTTCACCAACACCTGAAAGGAAAGCGATATTTGATagttctcgacgacgtgcacaaAGAAATGATCTGGGAATCTATCTGGGAAGGTCTTCCACATGAAA AAAAAAGTAGTAAATTGCTGCTCACGAGTCGCAGTAAGAATACACGAAGAGACCCCTTCTCTTCGGATGAGATGGAAAGTCGTATCCATTATGCTTATCGGATGCAACCTCTAAATCCTGAGGAGAGCTGGCGATTTTTTTCTAAAACAATATTTTGTGGCATTGATAAATCGCACCAATTCCCAAAGCATTTGTTGAAAATGGGGAGAGACATGTTGACACTATGTGGCGGTGTGCGGTTAGCTATAAAAGAGATGGGAATGCAGTTAGCAGAAAAGAGACGGTCAGGGATTGAATGGGAACAGCTTCTTCAACCGACTCGTTGCAATGCAATTTTGGAGGCTATCATGTTAATGATAATACAAAGGCTAGACAGCCGTTCAGATTGGGTTTATCTGGAAGAGGTGATAAATGTCCTTAAAATGATGGTGGATTTCGTGAGAGACAAGGAATTGGAAGAGGGAAGCAGGCTGTATTATTTCATATGCGACGTTGTCGACATGGCTCACTATCTTGGGGAGAATAGGCCCATTTCTAAAAATAATGCAGAGTCTATCCTAAGATGGACCAGCGAGGTCAAAATGAGCATGCTCGAAGGGGCAGAGGCAGAGTCATCCTCGTACAAATCAGAAAGTTTCGGAGAAGGAgaccaaaatggaaatgtggtGGGATTAGAGGAAGACGTGGATCTGCTGCTTCGCAGAGTGATTTCTAATGGGGAACTACACAGCTATTTGATCACAGGGATGACTGGTATTGGGAAGACAGCTCTTGTAAGCAAAGTGTACAACCATGCAGGCGTCGTTGATCAATTCGATAGGCGTGTTTGGGTATGTTGTTTTACTAACTTtagtcataaaaaaatattgatgaaGATAATAGAGCAGCTGGTAGATTGTGAGGAATTTAAAAGGGATTCTTTATTGGAGAAAATGGAGCGTGCAGACAATTTTTGTGTGGGGGAGATGCTTCGCAAACATCTCGAGGGAATGCGATATTTGATAGTTCTTGATGACTTTCCCAAGGAAATGTGCTTGGGATATATCTTGGAATTTCTTCCATTTGAAG TTAAAGGAAGTAGGTTGCTTCTCACGAGTCGATTTGCCTATAAAGATGTGAACATCGGTTATACTCATTGGGTGAAAACTTTGGATCCTCGTAAGAGCTGGAAATTGCTTTTGAAAACTATACCAAGTGAGCTAAAATTCCCAAAGAACTTGGAGAAAATGGGGAGAGACATGTTGAGGAAATGTGACGGTCTACCATTAGCTATAATCGAGGTGGGCAAACAGTTAGCAAAAAGGAGACCACTGACAGAGAGAGAATGGGAGGAAGCTCTTGAATCAATTGATTTGGGCGTAATACTGCCGTTATTTGAGTCGAGTTATCAAAAATTGGATCCAGAATCCAAGCCATGCTTCTTGCATATGGCCTTCTTTAAGGAATACACATGTATTAGGACAGGGAAGATGGAACATGTTTCGGCTATAGTAAGCAAGGTCTCAGAAAACCAAATTAGATCATATGTGAGTATCTTAACTCAGGAATGCTTTGTCGAGATCAAGGACAAGAAGAGTTGTCGCGTCAATGCTATACTACACATGTTATCCATCAAAAAAGCAGAGGAGGAAATAGGTCTTGAGATCCTAAGGAGCAATGGAAGTAATCGACCCTTTGAGAGTCCTCGTCATCATCGTGTTATCATTTGTAGCAGAGACAAGTTCAACTGCTCCACGGATCAAGATAAACATCttgtttctctcttcttccatggaGGTGGCTTCTTCGACACTAGTCCCTCTTATTGGAAGAGCTTTGAACTACTTAAGATACTTGATTGGGAAGATTTTGGGCTGAAGAATTTACCAGAAAGTGGTACTGACACAATGATGGGATTAAGATACTTGGGATTGAGAAACAATTACATACAAAAGCTCCCACTCGCGTTGGGGAGCTTGAAAGAGCTTGAGGTTCTTGATATAGCTCTCAACTTTATGGTGGAGGTGCCAGATATTATATGGGAAATGTGTAGCCTTCGTCACCTCTACATGTCTGATGTGATTTGCCGAGAGCCTTTGAAGATTGACACTCTGGCGAATCTGGAGAGCTTAACCTACATCTCATTTGATAATTGGACTTATGAGCTCTCGTGCAAGGGAAAGATGACCCGTCTCAACAAACTGGGcattgaagaaattgatgaaaactcGAATGTAAGCAAGCTCTTTGCATCATTGGTTGAGCTGAAGAATCTTGAAACCCTAATCTTAAGAGGGTTTCGTTTCAGAAGCATGCCTTGTTTGGACAACCTTGGTATTCTACGAAGTATTCGTACACTGAAACTAGAAGGGAACCTTCCCATGTTACCAAGTGCCTCTAATTTCCCTCGATTACTCGAATCATTGACGTTGGTTAATAGCTGTCTTGATGAAGACCCCATGCCAATACTAGCCGCGAGGTTACCTGTCCTTAGGCACCTCAAATTGCGGAATGCATACACCGGTGAAGAAATGGTGATCTCGAAATACATGAATCACCTCGAGGTCTTGTGCATGGAAGAGCTGTGGAATGTGAGAGATTTACAAGTTGGAAAAGGTAGACTGTCAAATCTCAAGAATTTAGAGATCAAGAATTGTCCATACCTGGAGACGCTTCCGGAAGCGATTGGGGAGATGAGAAAGTTGGAGGAGTTAAAAATGGTGACAACCAAAACCATTGCAACAAAGATCAGAAACTCACACTTAATCTCCGAAATAAGGCAGCGGTCTTCTGATTTTCGGTTGCATTTGAATAGTGATAATTAA